ATGCATCACCCAGATGTATTTTTTTGTACTATTTGTAATGTTGGACATCTTTCTCCTGactgtgatggcctatgaccggtTTGTGGCCATCTGCCACCCCCTGAACTACAGGGTCGTCATGAACCCCAGGCTCTGTGCACTGCTGGTTCTGGTGTCCTGGATCTTGAGTGCCCTGGATTCCTTGTTACAGAGCTTAATGGTGTTGCAGCTGTCCTTCTGTACATACTTGGAAATCCCCCACTTTTTTTGTGAACTCAATCAGATGGTCCAACTTGCCTGTTCTGACACTTTCCTCAATGATATGGTGACATATTTTGTGGCTGTGCTGCTGGCTGGTGGTCCCTTTGCTGGGATCCTTTACTCATACTTTAAGATAGTCTCCTCAATACGAGGAATTTCATCAGCTCAGGGGAAGTATAAAGCATTTTCCACCTGTGCATCTCACCTCTCCgttgtttccttattttattgtACGGGCCTAGGTGTGTACCTCAGCTCTGCTGCTACCCACAGCTCACACTCCAGTGCCACAGCCTCAGTAATGTACACTGTGGTcacccccatgctgaaccccttcatctacTGTCTGAGGAACAAAGACATGGAGAGGGCTCTGAAAAAATTCTTTGGGATGGCAGGTATAAAAGGACCAATTGTCATAAGGCTAGAGAAGTGTCCGTGACTGCAGGATTCAAAGTTCAGAGCCAGATATTGTGGTTTGTATCAGATTGTAGAAGTAGAACAtgcctcttctattttttcctggaatttttattcctttgatttCAACTTCCCTGTACAATTTATGTAGCTTACTATATTAAACTATGTAATTTCTCTGTTATGCAAGAGTTTTCCCTTTGTCATTTTCCTACACTCCCGATGTTATTCCCATCTGTGGATGTGAAATATTAGGAAATTCCCATTTATCTCAAGGGACTACATGGATCTCTTAAGAATAATTTCTTCTCAAATGAAATATATCATACtgagtattttgtttgtttgtttgactaAAGAATAGTTATGAGTTGTACTGATCCTATGGATAAAACTACTCTCAGCAACCACAGTCATTTAAAGTTTATAACAGAGGAAAATCTGAGACAACTGCTTTTCACTTTGGAGAACATCATTCCTTTGTATATTACTAACTTAAATGCTCTTCCTGATAAAGCAGACTTAACATACTGGTTGTTACAACTGATCATGCATCTTTTTCTACTCATTAGGATCCTGTTCAGTTATTCAGCTCAGTGTTCTCCATCTGTGCCGTAGTTACTAGTAAAAACTGATAACAAAATACATGTCTCCAATTGGAAtctaaacaaaaagacaaatataaataaattgattaaCATAATATAACCTTAGGGTGAGAGTAGACCTTAAATATGATTAAGCAAAATGTTAAATCATACATTTTTACTATacaaaaaatgtgtatatatgtgtatgtatgtatatatttgtatacatttttctttgaaataaccacacacacatatacatacatgcacacagaaTCATTTATACTTCCGACATCATGTTGAAAGAAAGCTTTAGAGAAAGTTGAAACTTAAAGAAACAAATGTACGAGCATTTAAATTAACATGAAATTTCAGGAATGTAGAAATTTAGACATGAATATTTAAAGTGGAATGaccttaattttaataataaattacctTTCCCATCTTGATGCCTCAAATTCAGAACCACATTTACACTTACGCAGAGGGGAATTCACTGTATCAGCTAATGGAGCCAAATATCTCCAAATTGACTCTAATTTGTTCCTTCTATTAAGCTGGGAATTTAACACAAAATGCCTTCACCCAAGGGAATCTTAAAAAACGAATAGAGAGGCTTAAACTCAGTTCCCACAAATAAACATTACTAGAGAAATGTCTGAATTAGattttattgctgctgtaacaaattaccgccttaggctttaaaaaaacacagaaatttttttcttaaagttctaGAGATCAGAAGTCAAAATGAGTCCCACTAGGCTAAAGTCAAGATGTCTGCAGGGCTGAGGTAGGTTGGGTTGCTCCAAAGAAGAATGTATTTCCTGCCTAAATCATTTTCTAGTGGCTaactgcattccttggctcatcccctccctctgtcctcaaagccagcagcatagcattttcaaatgtctctctgactccaatttgctttttctgtttccacATTTAGATAAGCATTGTGATTACATTAACCAACCTGAATAATACAGACCAATCTTTTTATTAGCAACCTTATTCCATCTCTGGCTTAATTCCCCTTTGCTCTATAAACTAATATATTAAATACTTCTtgggttaggatgtggacatcttttgaGGCccttattctgcctactacaaaATCATTTTCAGATGTATATTACTTGATGACATTCAAGCGCCCCTATATAAAAGAATCAAACACAGACTTTATCATGGCCTCTACAAtgagtgaaatatttttctttcagagttACATACAAAGACgatttttgctggagaagacCTAAAACTACCTACAGCTGGTTCTAACACAGGACCACACCAGCTGCTCAAACTATTATCCATAGACCAGGACCTGCAGCATGAACACCACCTGGGAGCATGTTACAAATGCAGGATCCTCGGGACCACCTGCTGAATCAGAGTTTGCATTTGAACTAAAATCCATGATGATGTATAAGCACGATGAAGTTAGAGAAGTGCTGGTGTTGAATAAGGTTTCTCACCCTCTCACTGTTGACTCTTGGGGCTGGATAAATATTTGTGTTGGgtcctgtcctgtgcattgctgGTGTTTCACAGGATCCCCTCACTCATTGCCAAATATCCCTATGGGCAAAATTATCTCTGTCTCAGAGTTTGAGAACTGGAAGCATCCTAACAGAATTCCAGTCAAGTGTCCATCTCAATTTGGTGTATAACTTTGAGCAGAACGTTAAATCCCTCCGTGTAACATTCCTGAAATGGAGAATGGAGAACATAATAGTACTACCTCATAGAATGGACTTTTCTAAAAGCTAAATCAGACAGTCCCTACAAACTGCTAAGCTGGATtatggcacatgaaaagatttaaatatatgttttaaaattaacagGTATTTTATAGACAGCTTCTAACTTGTGATATGTTTGAAATCCCTAATTGTTTTCAAAAGTACCATAAAGTCAAGGAGGGTAGTACCCAAAGTATAAAGGGACAAAGTTCTCCCTCTTATAAataggggaaaaataattttctaaggaTATCATACGCTATGTTATCACCACAAGTCAAGGCTTTGACGAGCCAAGGGACCTAAGCAAGACAGAATCCTCAGTCTTCAACTTCGAAAACTTTAATTCAGGATTGGGATAAGGTGCATGGAGGTTTAGATCTGTGGAAAGCAGATGAGTTAAAGAGAAGGAACAATAAAAACTGAATTCATCTGGCTTACAACCTGTTCTCCTAGGAACAGAGGATCAATAGGAAAAATCCCCTTTCTGTCCAGACCAGTGTCCCACAGGGAAATTATGTGCTTAGAGGTTAGAGTAACAAAAGGGAAATGTGCCTAATGAGCTGATATAAGAAGCTGTAAATATCTCACCTGCTGCAGTCCCTCAGTGTGGGCAACCTTGCTGGACTGGACACAGTTGTTTCTTTTGGACTTCTAAGTGTGGCTCAGGGACTGATGCTTCACTCATTCCTGCCGTCTTGTCTGGGATCACAGTTTCAGTCTCCAGCATCAACCATCCAGGAAGGGGTTAAGATTTCCATAAGGAGACCTTCCTCTCAGACTTCCCATCCAGGTAAGTCAGAGAGACCAATAGACTCTGCATGAGTAGATAAGAGAGAATGGAAGCCAAGAACATTTACCTAAGGTCACCTGAGAACCAATCCAGCCTAGTCCAGGTACCAGAGATCTCCATGGATGTTTGCAGGCTGATCAATCAACAAATGTATTTGTTGAAGATACTAAAACAAAAGTGAACATAGCACTGTGTAATGGAAGTGTCCACGTGAACAATTAAAGGATGTTAATGAAAAtcaaatttgaagagaaaatgggaaatgtaAAGTGCTTCCAGGAAAAGCAGAACATAATCCAAGGGCGTTTATTAATCAACAGGAGTAGACAAAGAGggctttccattttatttttaagatggggCATATTTGACTATGTTTCCATATTGACAAGAAAGATCTAGATCAAGGATTAGTTACAATTACATCCTTGCAACAGCTGTACATGAGACATACATATCACAGTAACTTCTCCCTTTGGATATTCACGTGAAAAACCATTTAATACGTGAAAAATAATATGCTAACAAGCTTTACTTTGCAATTATTTCACCACATTTGAGGCTGAATATATATGTGGGTTTGTTagccatttattttctctatcataaattatctgtgccaatcctttgCTTTCATATGCTGGGGCTAAAGtgcttttattcctgttttttatTGCATTCTGTCAAACAAATTATTGGCAGTTTTTTCACAAACCGATTGTTTGCACTTAGTTCTTTTAACGTATAGCTATAGatgtatagatatagatgtatagGTGTATTTGTGGGAAATGTATGAGAGTCTATAAATTTCATATGGTCAAATCTATCAGTcagtcattttctattttcttcattgctgtcttattttttattttttgttactgaAATAATTGAGTAGTCACTTTAATGTTCTTTGCTTGTGAAAACTTagtttaaacaaaaattacagtTCATGTTGTCCCGCATGCTAATTGCTAATAAAACacctttataaataatattttcaacttgttgtttcatctctgtttttcttatttttccttttgccctgTAGGGATTAGATCTATTTCTAAAGATTGCATCATGTTTGGCCATCATCTGGAAGGCATGTTTCTTCGCATTTGAACAAAGGTCACCTTTGCCTTCCATAAGTACATTGGAATCCATATATCTTTATGGAAGATGAAATTATAATTTAGGTACCATTTTCTACTCATGTTATAAAAACgcttctattatatttttttattttcaagtatttggCAGTTTAATATTGTTTAGTGACCAATGTTAAAGTCATTAAATTATTACTAATTTATGTCTGTATGTAAGTGAGTTGTAATTGCCATTCATTTTGTTTCATACAGTTCTTTTGAAACCACTAGACTTAAACTAATTTCATTCTCACTCTCATTTTTCCCATAAGTTCCTAATTTCTGTTAGAGTTTCTCTTTCCCTattatgcatacacacatattcatGCGGTTTCATGCAAATGCACGATTAGAATCCTATGCACATTGCAAACGCTCTTTGTGTTTTAGTGCCGTCTCTTTGGATGCCTTatgtcctcttttccttcttagtCAATAATACCTCAGGGACTTGCCTCCAATCAGCTCATAGGAGGCTGGTTCATTATTGCAGTGGCTGCAGAATATTTTGCAGTGTGACTTGCCTCTCACACTTTTGATCGTCTTTCTCCTTAAATTGCTATTATATCActgatacaaaaatattttgctatctTTATGTTAAAACTTTTCTTTACAGCTAAGGACTATTTTCTCCCCCAGGGTAACTTGAAAAATATCTGAACACATTTTATCTGTCACACTGGTgaagggagggcagaggccagggatgttgtaAACACCCTGGAAGGCTGAGGACACACCTCACCTCATACAATGTTCTGGCCAAGACATCAATAGTGTCAAGATTGAGAAACCTGAGGTgagtatttttaacatttataccAGACTTCAAGAATGTCTCCTCTACGTGTTGTAACACTTCACATTTCTGCCAACAAAATTAGACCATACTTCTTTG
The window above is part of the Equus przewalskii isolate Varuska chromosome 20, EquPr2, whole genome shotgun sequence genome. Proteins encoded here:
- the LOC103542921 gene encoding olfactory receptor 7A17-like, with translation MEPGNLTGVSEFLLLGLSEELKLEPFIFGLFLSMCLITVFGNLLIILAVSSDSHLHTPMYFFLSNLSFVDICSTSTTIPKMLLNIQTQSKGITYEGCITQMYFFVLFVMLDIFLLTVMAYDRFVAICHPLNYRVVMNPRLCALLVLVSWILSALDSLLQSLMVLQLSFCTYLEIPHFFCELNQMVQLACSDTFLNDMVTYFVAVLLAGGPFAGILYSYFKIVSSIRGISSAQGKYKAFSTCASHLSVVSLFYCTGLGVYLSSAATHSSHSSATASVMYTVVTPMLNPFIYCLRNKDMERALKKFFGMAGIKGPIVIRLEKCP